Proteins from a genomic interval of Lolium perenne isolate Kyuss_39 chromosome 1, Kyuss_2.0, whole genome shotgun sequence:
- the LOC139834266 gene encoding uncharacterized protein, producing the protein MAIGPFGRLFGGALPLLRCPSARALWSAMEEVWTLPSLDDVKCSDQEWLLHMLDHKSEVERMMILMTLWRIWHGRSEVVHHKPLPSIESSKRFLCSYMDSLLIIKQDPGADPIKGKAVASYSRKVKEKSVQRDKAYVQQPQTWTMPGSGKMKLNVDGSFCASNDTGGTGMILRDENGSIVVSACSFLSSCSSPLHAELEACREGIAMALEWCTLPCLIEMDCAEAVRMIKEPGIDRSPFMGIVQKIKEQVAAGVDLHLSLISRDHNRASHILANIGRSLSSSRLWPNSGPDEVLAVCRADCNLLG; encoded by the exons ATGGCCATAGGGCCATTTGGAAGGCTCTTTGGGGGTGCCCTGCCCCTCCTAAG GTGCCCTTCGGCGCGTGCGCTGTGGAGTGCCATGGAGGAGGTCTGGACCTTACCGAGTCTTGATGATGTGAAGTGCTCGGACCAAGAATGGCTGCTACATATGCTTGATCATAAGTCTGAAGTGGAGCGCATGATGATCCTCATGACACTATGGAGAATATGGCATGGTAGGAGCGAAGTGGTGCACCATAAGCCATTGCCATCCATTGAGAGTTCGAAGCGCTTCCTCTGCAGCTACATGGACTCGCTGCTGATAATCAAGCAAGACCCGGGTGCTGACCCTATAAAAGGAAAAGCTGTGGCATCATATAGTCGGAAGGTCAAGGAGAAGAGTGTGCAAAGGGACAAAGCATATGTTCAGCAACCTCAAACATGGACCATGCCAGGGAGTGGAAAAATGAAGTTGAATGTAGACGGATCGTTCTGTGCATCTAATGATACGGGAGGCACGGGGATGATACTTCGGGATGAGAATGGATCGATTGTGGTGTCCGCTTGTAGCTTTCTGAGTTCATGCAGTAGTCCTCTACACGCTGAACTCGAAGCCTGCCGTGAGGGCATTGCCATGGCGTTGGAGTGGTGTACACTCCCCTGCTTGATTGAGATGGACTGCGCGGAGGCAGTCAGGATGATCAAGGAGCCGGGCATCGACCGTTCGCCGTTTATGGGCATCGTCCAGAAAATAAAAGAGCAAGTTGCTGCAGGGGTTGATCTTCATCTTAGCCTTATTAGTCGTGATCACAATAGAGCTAGTCATATCTTAGCAAACATTGGTCGCTCTTTGTCTAGTTCTAGGCTTTGGCCAAATTCTGGTCCTGATGAAGTCCTGGCAGTTTGCCGGGCAGACTGTAATCTTTTGGGCTAA